A genomic stretch from Arachis stenosperma cultivar V10309 chromosome 3, arast.V10309.gnm1.PFL2, whole genome shotgun sequence includes:
- the LOC130970425 gene encoding uncharacterized protein LOC130970425, with the protein MKIASANSFILRCFLVSLFLSLPFLLLLHLFSQPQPRHPPPSSTSITTITTAGLKIRPGYTSYDAYIQHQLNKTLNPKLRKVWTTRDWNRKIPVFARFFQELKDKHLLHNASKALCIGARVGQEVEALRRVGVTDSIGIDLVPFPPLVVKGDFHNQPFDNDTFDFEFSNVFDHALYPHKFVAEIERTLKPNGICVLHVALSRRADKYSANDLFSVQPLVELFKNSRLLQVRNVDGFGLDTEVVFRKKIKQ; encoded by the coding sequence ATGAAAATCGCATCCGCCAATTCATTCATCCTCAGGTGCTTCCTCGTCTCCCTCTTCCTCTCCCTCcccttcctcctcctcctccacctcTTCTCCCAACCACAACCCCGCCACCCTCCTCCCTCCTCCACCTCCATCACCACCATCACCACCGCCGGCCTCAAAATCAGACCCGGTTACACCTCCTACGACGCCTACATACAACACCAGCTCAACAAGACCCTCAACCCTAAGCTCCGGAAAGTATGGACCACGCGCGATTGGAACCGCAAGATCCCCGTCTTCGCGCGCTTCTTCCAAGAACTGAAGGACAAACACCTTCTCCACAACGCCTCCAAGGCTCTCTGCATCGGCGCGCGCGTCGGCCAGGAGGTCGAGGCCTTGCGGCGCGTGGGAGTCACCGACTCCATCGGGATAGATCTTGTTCCCTTCCCTCCCCTCGTTGTAAAAGGCGATTTCCATAACCAACCCTTTGATAACGACACCTTCGATTTTGAATTCTCCAACGTCTTCGACCACGCTCTCTACCCTCACAAATTCGTTGCAGAGATTGAGCGCACGCTCAAGCCCAACGGTATCTGCGTCCTCCACGTGGCACTCTCTCGCCGCGCCGATAAGTATTCCGCCAACGACCTCTTCAGCGTGCAGCCTCTCGTGGAGTTGTTCAAGAACTCACGCCTCCTTCAAGTTCGCAACGTCGATGGCTTCGGCTTGGACACTGAGGTCGTCTTTCGCAAGAAAATCAAACAATAA
- the LOC130967226 gene encoding very-long-chain 3-oxoacyl-CoA reductase-like protein At1g24470 yields the protein MEEHIACSSEFAGVNIISSWCFLIGLVVTLKHLISLSKWIFATFLRSEIDLIRTYGSWAMVTGATDGIGKAMAHRLAHRGLNIILVSRSSKRLQTVATELQAHHPHILVKAIQMDFSGDIAEGLRQIAAATRELDLGILINNVGITYPGAMFFDQVEEKVWRKILKVNVEGTTRVTRAVVPGMMERRRGAIVNIGSGASVVIPSHPLYSIYAASKAYVDQLSRSLYVEYKQYGIHVQSQVPLYVATKMASEIACIEKDSLFIPTPEAYAKAAVRKIGHGPRCTPYWAHSIQWFFAGLAPDPLLDAWRFSIAMRRWKGIQY from the exons atggAAGAACACATAGCATGCAGCAGTGAGTTTGCAGGTGTTAATATAATTTCAAGCTGGTGCTTCCTAATCGGCTTGGTGGTGACGCTGAAGCACTTGATCTCCCTTTCCAAATGGATCTTCGCCACCTTTCTCAGATCCGAAATAGACCTAATCAGAACCTACGGTTCCTGGGCCATGGTCACCGGAGCCACCGACGGAATCGGAAAAGCCATGGCTCACCGCTTAGCACACCGAGGACTCAACATCATCCTCGTCAGCAGATCCTCCAAGAGGCTCCAAACCGTCGCAACTGAACTCCAAGCACACCACCCTCACATCCTCGTCAAGGCCATCCAGATGGACTTCTCCGGCGACATAGCGGAGGGTCTCCGGCAAATAGCGGCGGCCACACGCGAATTGGACCTCGGGATACTGATCAACAACGTGGGGATCACGTACCCTGGGGCTATGTTCTTTGACCAAGTGGAAGAGAAGGTGTGGAGGAAGATCTTAAAGGTGAATGTGGAAGGAACCACGAGGGTGACGAGAGCGGTGGTGCCCGGAATGATGGAGCGGAGAAGGGGTGCAATTGTTAACATTGGATCTGGTGCTTCCGTCGTCATTCCTTCGCATCCTCTCTATTCCATCTATGCTGCTTCAAAGGC TTACGTGGATCAGCTATCAAGATCTCTGTACGTTGAGTATAAACAGTATGGGATTCACGTCCAGTCTCAG GTACCACTGTATGTAGCGACGAAGATGGCATCAGAGATAGCATGTATAGAGAAAGATTCACTTTTCATTCCAACACCAGAGGCTTATGCAAAAGCGGCCGTTCGTAAAATTGGGCATGGGCCAAGGTGCACTCCGTATTGGGCTCACTCTATTCAGTGGTTCTTTGCAGGCTTAGCCCCGGACCCACTTCTCGATGCTTGGCGCTTTTCGATCGCAATGCGCCGCTGGAAAGGAATCCAATACTAA